The Palaemon carinicauda isolate YSFRI2023 chromosome 38, ASM3689809v2, whole genome shotgun sequence genomic interval CTAGTAACTCCATACGAATAAATTGTCAAAATATATAGAAACTGTTCCAGTACTTCCAACAACATCTGTCACTGGAGAACAGGAAACACACTGACCACTTAAGGAAACTAGAAAAGGATGATTGAGGAGAATAATTTCCAATAATGAAGTTTATCTCCATCAAATACATGTACATGAAACTGGCAAGAGGCTGGTCCTATATATTAACTTGTGTAAAAGAATATTCACTACCATTTCACTTTGCATACCTGGTATGCTCTTCCATTCTGACAACACATTACACTATtaataatttatacatttatatattaaaacCATCTACTTCAGTCTCTTGCAAATTAATTACATTTTTTCTGGGAAATTATAAAATAGTGACCCAGTTCACATGCGTAATCAACTGCAACATTCAACACGTAGCAACTACGCTACTTCCCTTCACAAAAATGCCACAATCAAAACCTCTGCTAATTAGactataataatggaaaaataaaagtttaagcaTTTAAAATTCTAATAGAAGAGCAGTTGTTTTTACTTTGTACATATTCTGGAGTCAGTGGATGAAAATGGCAATGAAGTTTATCTTTTAACACAGATTATGCTTTACATAATTTAATTTAACAGCTCACTTTCAGCCAGAGACTTTCCAAAACATCTTGTATCAAATTCTGACAGTTACTGTAAGATCAATTCAAGATATTATATTGCAATTAAGCTGCATCATGTTTGACATCATCTATTAAGATCTTGGACCATATTTTTGTCTCAGtaggagaaaaaatatataaaaccaacCTTTCAATATTTGATTTCTCTGAACAGCTTAGTTTTTACTATTTGAAATGCACGATGAACCTTTCCTATTTCAGCAAGTGAATGAAGAAATTTTGTATCTCGTAAAAGCCGTTTGGAAATTTTTTTGACCccttaatgaaaatattatatagcTACTATATTTGTGGTTTGTTCcttgtcataaagaaaaaaaaaatatatagaacgaAACACATTAAAACCATACATGTTTAGTCACAAGCCAAATCCAAGTCTTCCCATCCTTGTACTTTCAGGTGCTGAAATTCATCTCTGTACATAACGAGGAAGTCCATATGAACACAAACTCCATCCAGCTTTTCTGTTTCTCCAAAGAAATGACACATCCATAAGCCAATTCCTTTGAAATAATGTAGCTATGAGTTAAAACTAAACAAGATTTTCATATGTATTACTCAGGATACATGTACCCTTACGTCAATGAGCTTGTAATTCATTCAATATAGCGAGACCAAAATTATAAACACCACAATTAGAAAAacaggtaataatatttataaaatattaaagataCTTTCTATAGAAAAGTCTGATACCTATTTTCCACTTTCAAGTGTTTCAGATTTCCAATGAAAAACTTTATAACTCTTCCTCCATCTCTCCTTCCCCGACATCACCAGCTAAGAGTTCCTTCTCTAGCTCATCGTCAATCTCCTCGTCTTCTGGACCATCATGGGCTGGATTTTCTTCTTCCATCTCTTTACTAATCATCTCTTCAACATTATCAGAATTATTGTCGTCTTTGGTTTCACACGCCAAAGGATCTTCAGCATCACCGTCCATTTCATTCTCGACTTCGTCATCTTTTGATACATCTTCATTTTCTTGTTCGTGTTCAGAATTTGCCTCGTCTACATCTTCCTGTCTTTCTGGCTGTTCCTCCTCATCATTATCACCATGAGCTTCATCACCCCCATCTAGATCTTtatcttctttatcttcctctgACTGCTCTGGACTCTTCATCGGACTTTCTGATTCTTCTCTATCTTCATTACTTGGTTGTTTGGGCGAGAATTCTTCATCATTACGCTCCTCACGTTCAATATAATCATTATTGTCGTCTGTCTCTATCATTTCTAAACTTGAGTCCAACAGAGAGGCTTCCATTGGAGGTACTGAAGCTGGATTTCGAATTGATCCACTACTAATCCTTCTGCCCTTACGAGGGGACTTgtttcttctctttttatttccaCGTGGATTATAATCAACATCATCTTTGTCATCAGGGTCAATCTCTTCATCAAATATTTCTTGTTCGGGCATGTCGTCTATTTCTCCAATCTGGCATTCTAAATATTTTGTcatatcctcctcctcttcatcagaGTCAAGATGACTGTCATCATCCATATCTGAATAACCGTCCATTGGTCCACGAGGACCAAGACCAGATGCATTTCTTCGACAGGTTATAGAAATATTATAGTTCTTCAAACGCTTTAATGTGTCCTGCACAGATGCTTCCGCCCCATATTCTTCATGTTCTTTGTGATAATACTGCATTGGTCGTGCATTCTGTCTTTTGGCTTGGGGCTGATTCATCATAGGTCTATTGGGTCTCTTAGCCCCTCGATTTACCTGTACAGTTGTGCCCATCAATTGGAATTGCTGAGGTAATGTTACAGATGGTGGTGGTTTAGGCATGTCTGGTGGATCTAATATTACACAGTCGTCATCATCGTCTTCATACCTAGGAACAGTTTTTCGAATATTTTGAGGTCTTATGTTAGGAGGTCGTGTATTCATAGGCCAAGTATTTGTTGGTGGAACTGTTCTAATGTTATGAGGCATTCTTTGCATATCTCCCTGCCTTGCATTTTTGTAACCTCCTTTTGCAGCCATAGCAGCGAGCTTTTCCCTTGACTGTAAATTATTTGGTGTTACTTCTACACCTTGACGCCTTAAAATAGCATGAGCTTGTTCGCGCGAATACACACTGATAGTAAAATCTTCACATCGCAGACCCATGGATTTTAAGGTCTCCTTTACGTCTGAGCGGGTGGCTGTTTTACCTTCTGGACCCACCATATTGGATGCAGCTTTTGTAATGGCAGCTTTTTGAGCATCAGTACTGTCTTTCTTTGCTGCCACAGGAGGATTTGTAGGGGGACCTCCACCTCCTCCCCCCACACCACcacttcctgttcctgttcctgttccAGCTCCAACAGCACCACTAGCCCCTCCATTACCAGTGGATGGAGCACTTTCCTTTTCTTTCTGACCCTGTGAACTTGCCTGAGAAGGTGTAGGTCTTTTGAAACGGGCAAAGGATGCAAGCCTTTTTCTACTCAGTGCAGATGCTGAATTCTCATCCTCATCATCTGGTAATCCTGGCAAATATGGGTATGTTGACATGTCTAACAATATCGTAGGATACCTTATGTaacctgaaaagaaaaggaaagcttGCTATTAAAAATGCATAACACATTAACAAAAGCAACAATTCAATGAGTGTTTTAAAATTAGTAATTAGTACTGTAATCAATAGGTATTTTAAAAGTAAAACACTTCTCTCACTGGCAATTAACTAAAAATTCCAAGTTCACAAGGAATCGTTCCTTTGCATGATAAGGTTATGTCTGGATAAGTAACTTCTGTGATGTGAGTGACTTTGAACTTGTCTCAATGACTAGGTCAAAATGTTAAGACTTGATATGAAACAGCTTACTAAATTTAAACACCAATACCACAATTGCAGGCAAAACTAAGGGGGGTTTCAAAAGTGTGAAcctgaataaattaaaaaaaaaaaaacactttggccAAGATCAAAAGGTGTTTACCCTGATGCTAAAACCTACCATGGATGAAAGCATAGTTACAAAATATTCCTAGGTAAAGACTTGGAGATTATTGCATATCACCCTCATGAAATAACCACAACCCACATAAATTATTGGGCAATGAATGACCTTCAAGGTCACGGTGCATGCTCATTGTgcctaaattcataaattcaatctaattgcataaattataaaaatataaagattaaaaaaattaacAGCAAAGTATTCCTCCATACAGAAAAACATTTAAGTGATGAAAACTATGCTCAATGCTATAAAATAAAGCTTTACCACTTACAGTATAACTATTGAACTAAAGACTGAGATTATTCATAAAGTCATGAACACGTAATCTGCTGATAATATTTGTTATATGAAAACTTAGTTTAAAAAATATGGTCTCCAATGGGATAATGAAAACATCGCTGTCCCTCGTGGCACTCTGCAAGTGGTGCTATATATCCTTTCCACTGCCACTTCTAATAAAAACTAGCTTGCTTTCAGGTTGTCATTTTTTTGGTCCGCCCACCCAGCTCCAAAAATTTAAATTCTCCTAGCTACACTTGTTCATAAGAGAACTCCTTTATAACAATCAATAAAATAAGTCTAATACTAGATATAAAATTCCAGAAAAGTGACCTTACTCCTGTAGGTCTTTCAGTACTTATAATACCTGGAATGAACAGATTTAATCCCTTATGCTTGAGGACAGAATTAATCATGGATCTACATCCCTTGATGACTGTAATAGAAAACTTATcatgaaaaaagaaatgtaaaaacttGGCAATATTTTATAAGCTAGAACTAGGCACTGACTGATTCCTAGCTctgtacaaataaaaataaaaatttcaatgtctTTGATATAGATTATTGGTAGACTTGTTTTCTGGAGCCTATACAGTAACAGTCAGTCTAGAGGGCTTCAAAAACACTTTGTTTCTGAAGAGACTGGGAATAGCCTCTGTGGTCAGATATAGCACGGATGGATTTGGATAAATCACCTTTGCGATTGGTTCTATACAGCAACCTTCTTGGACATTCCAAAACCAGGTGATCAGACCATTCCCTGTTTGCAGATACAGAGCTTATTAAACACCTGCTGAATTATGTCAAACAGTGGGCATGCATAAAGATCCAGATGCTACCAGTCTTGTAACAGGGCATCTTCTTTCCAAGCTAAGGGAGGGATATGTCAAATGTGAAGAAAAAACGTATATTTTGTTCAGTGATGTCACAAACATGTCCACCATTTCTAAATTTCTCAACATATAAATGGATGCAGACCATTCGTTAGACAAAATCTAACTCTCTGCTTGGTTGGTCTACCAAGACATTAAATTTTCCCATAATAAAGAGAGAGCCGAGTAATTCCTCTAAGATTTGTCATAAAAGTGTCTCCACTTTCCGGTACAGGAATGGAGATCTTGTACCACTTTGGTTTCTGATGTAGGCTGGCGTTGTCGTATTGTTAGAAAACACCGTCACTGTCTTCCCTACCACTAATGGTTCTTCATTTTGAAGAGTTTAGAGTACAACTACTTATATTAACTTTATGCAATTGATATACATTTTTGTCTGCTGCGAGATCCAATTCCCTGAAAGATGCAAATTATCCAGAGTTGCTCCCCACCCTTCCTGTGAATCATCTGGAAAcacagatactactgctagagtcattgggtccattgactggccagacagtactacattggatccttctctctggttatgactcaatttccctttgcccacacatacaccatagagtctggcttattctttacatattctccactgtcctcatacacctggtaacactgagattaccaaacatttcttctttgctcaaggagttaactactgcagtgtaattggtcagtggctaccttcttcttggtaagggtagagaagacACTTTAGCCATggcatgcagctcttctaggagaaggacactccaaaatcaaaccattgttccaatGTGAACTGAGATGGAATTGTAAAAACCTCTCCTTCAAGTGGCCCAGTGGACTGAATTTCTCTAAAGAAGCTATGGTTCCTAGAAGCCTCATCCACATCCAATCTGACATCGGCTTGGATATTTTGAACTTTTGTAGCAAAAGAAACTAATCCTCTTTTttgatggaaaaacctgaaaaggaaCTGTTGCTATTATGATTTCCAAATATAGAATCTTCTGAGTTGGAGCCAGGAGAGAGATTTTGAAACTAACCAAGTTCCCCACCCAATCCAATAACCTGAGTATTCGTGCTTGTTGAACACTAATAGTTTTTAATGAATTGCTTGAAATTTgccaattgaaaaattaaaaacactcAGTCCCAGGAGCCTTAATTATTTTGAGAATGTGCCTATCATTCTAGTGAATACCTGAGCGGCAATCCTAAATCTAAAACACAGGCACTTGAATTGACAAACCTTTGACACGTTTAAGAACTGAAGGTAATTCCTTGAATTAAGACGAATCAGAATGTGAAACCAATCTTTTTGCTAATAGACCCCAGAACTGTTCAGGGTGTTTACTATACAGTACATCAATAACTTTGTGAGCTTtgtgaacttgttcaggcctgataCATCTGGAACTGGTCTCCAATCCCCTAAGCTTTTAAGGACTAAGATAACTTATTGTAAAACCCAAGGAAGGGGTTCATGATCTCTTCCATCATATCCTTCCCTATAAAGGCCCCAATTTCCAGATGTAACATCTGGGCTTTAGCTTGATTTGGTGAGACAGCTTAGGTACAGAACTGGTTTCTTTGACATGGGAAATTGGAGGTTATTGGAATCTGCTAGCATTCTTCGACCCTAGTTAACACCCATGGATCAGGATGAAGACTTCCCCAAACGAGGATGAACTGGGAAATTTTTAGCATTGCTGTAATTAGCTGGGAAGGACCATCACAGCGTTCTCCAATAAGGTTTTCGAGTGAGGTTGGCAACCCTTCCAGAACATCTATAAGGGTTTGCTTTTGTTTTATCACCGAAATGAAAGGGGCTCCTCTTTGTTGACAATTCTGAGGTTGAAGCATCTGATCTAAATGTGGAAACTTGAGCACTTCTAATAAAAGAAGCTCTTCTAAAGACATGTTTGAGTTCTTCTATACTTGAGTAATcactcaagatagagaagactggcgaaatctaaccgaggccctttgcgttaat includes:
- the LOC137630701 gene encoding serine/threonine-protein kinase minibrain-like is translated as MSTAIDSRGNACQGGFQRWVKLPTDDLPLIRPPKHHMLAHITGGLTKLYDLIKENKKDTVETSEEEKSKNENSESSVSDENKNGPTDNGLCNNEGSDNGSSENNDSAQNSKQKDTEKSSDDEQEKNSQNEKKDDEGGGDNKSKTEKAKTNDTDMMLDDEEEETTPYTDEEGEFSPEKGMPYLAGRYKYTNVLARGQSAIIIKVLDTFHNDRPLAIKVLHRVYKPIGSQEADILLELHRADPWLHVPFARLLNQFLYGPHYCLVFEFLSPTPLYNHYDQRNIREASALPHIRDLTVKLLTVLGFLYKQNVIHADLKPENILLCKEDDLSSIMVVDFGNALRNTDEELSLYYSDFELQTLFYRAPEVIFGMKFSLEVDMWSLGCLLAECYLGEPLFMGKSKKEILNKITALMGPFPKEFSEGEYSKEFADFVGRPMSRYQRLENLRKRLHDCKDSTFLMLVERLLTYLPDRRFTPFEAACHPFVACSTPFLYLTPSPGYIRYPTILLDMSTYPYLPGLPDDEDENSASALSRKRLASFARFKRPTPSQASSQGQKEKESAPSTGNGGASGAVGAGTGTGTGSGGVGGGGGGPPTNPPVAAKKDSTDAQKAAITKAASNMVGPEGKTATRSDVKETLKSMGLRCEDFTISVYSREQAHAILRRQGVEVTPNNLQSREKLAAMAAKGGYKNARQGDMQRMPHNIRTVPPTNTWPMNTRPPNIRPQNIRKTVPRYEDDDDDCVILDPPDMPKPPPSVTLPQQFQLMGTTVQVNRGAKRPNRPMMNQPQAKRQNARPMQYYHKEHEEYGAEASVQDTLKRLKNYNISITCRRNASGLGPRGPMDGYSDMDDDSHLDSDEEEEDMTKYLECQIGEIDDMPEQEIFDEEIDPDDKDDVDYNPRGNKKRRNKSPRKGRRISSGSIRNPASVPPMEASLLDSSLEMIETDDNNDYIEREERNDEEFSPKQPSNEDREESESPMKSPEQSEEDKEDKDLDGGDEAHGDNDEEEQPERQEDVDEANSEHEQENEDVSKDDEVENEMDGDAEDPLACETKDDNNSDNVEEMISKEMEEENPAHDGPEDEEIDDELEKELLAGDVGEGEMEEEL